A region of the Dehalococcoidales bacterium genome:
CTTTCTTCGATTTTGCGTACTGCAAGGCGGCATGTAGTATGGCCCCTGTTGTCGGCCCGACGGGAACCCCGTCCTTTCAGGCTAAGGCCATAGCTGTTTTGTACGCATCAACATCAGTCACAGCCACGGTATCATCTATTACCGACCTGTCCACGATCTAGGGGATGAACTCCTCGTCCAGACCGGTGATTCTCTTCATGCCCGGCAATTTATGGTTAGAGGAGGCAGGTTCTACGCCGATTATCTTGATATCAGGGTTCTGTTCCTTAAGAAACCGGCCAATTCCGCTAATGGTGCCGCAGGTGCCAAAACCGGCGAAGAAATAGTTAACCTTACCCTGTGTTTGCCGCCAGATTTCCGGCCCCGTATTCCGGTAGTGGGCCTGGACGTTCAGTTCGTTTTCGTACTGATTGGGGCTGACATAGCCGTCTTTGGTCGCCGGGCTCAGTATCAAGGCATTAACCAGCCCCCTGGCTCCTTCGGTAGGGAACAGGGGACAGAGAGCGTCATCAGCCTCGAAAAGTGTTGCGCCAAGGAACTTGAGGATTATCTTCTTTTCTTCCGGGATTCTTTCCGGTACGGCTATTTCTATCGGTATCCCCCGGGCATTGGCGATACAGGCGAGGGCAATGCCGGTATTGCCGGAGGATGGCTCAACAATGGTCCTGTCTCCCACTTCCATCCCTCTGAGCATCTCAAGGGCGATTCTATCCTTCACGGAGCCGAAGGGATTATATCTCTCCAGCTTCAGGTAGATGGGAAAATCCTGATTCGGATTGACCCTGTTTAACCTGACCAGGGGGGTCGGATTTTCCGTGCTGGCGATAAGCTGGGTGATATCAGAATAGACTCTCAGCTTGTGGCCTGGTTCTATATTTGTCATTTCAGTCTCTGAGTGTGGATACCACACTCCCCTCCACATTTACTGGTATTTTGCCATCTGCCATCACGCTCAAGTTCTCCACCAACATTGGAACATGGGGCGCAGCCCAGAGAGCGGTAGCCCCGGGCGTACCATGTATGAGGCTCAATGCCCCTGGTAGCCATGTACCGCCATATCTCGGCTTCGGTAAAGCTTAGAATCGGGTTTATCTTAATCAACCCGCCCTTCTCTTCAATTTCCTGGTAGTCTACCCTGGTTCTGCCTTCAGTGTTCCTCAAGCCGGTTATCCAGGCGTCGAGATCGCCGACGGCTATTCTGGTCGGTTCAACTTTAAGCAACCGGCAGCATTCATCCGGCTCCACTTTGTATATCGCCTCTCCTGTTCCGTTCAAAGTGAGTGCGGCTTTCTCCTTGAACTCATCGGCCGGCAACAGAACCACTTCCAGGGAATCATCCCGCAGAATCTCCGGAACACTATCAGCCACCATATAGACAGTGACATCGAGGTTCATTGTTTCGTTCATTCGCTTGAGGTACTCAAAAGTCTCTAACGGTTTAAACTGCGTCATTACCGAGAAAACTTTAATATCCGGCGCCACTTCCCGGGCGAGATTGACAGCGACCATACTGTCCTTCCCGAAAGAGCAGGCGACAGCTATCCGAGGATAGTTTCTTACCGCTTCCTCAATTAACTCCTTGGCGCGCTCGACCTTCCTCACTTCGGTCATCACTTCTGTCGTCATGGTTAATGTTACTCCTTTCCGTTTAATATCATCGTGATTGCGACTACTCGATGCCCTTTCAGGTGTACATATTACCTGCCGCCCAGTACTTTTTCCTCTCTTCAGGTGTATCAATAACATCCAGACCCAAAGGTCTGACCACCTCATCCAGGTATCCGGGGAGACCAAGGCGGAGAAGGGTAGCCCCGATTCTCTCTCTACCTAGGCTGTTAGCCTGGTACCACTCCGCGGTCTTCTCAATAAGGGCAAAACACTGCTCGTCAGTGGCCAGTTGAGCGATTTCATAGGCAAAGATGGGGTGTCTACCGTGTTTGCCGCCTACCCGGATGAGCCACCCCTTCCTCCCCGCAATCATGGCATCCAGCGGGCAGACCTTGATGCAGTCGCCGCAGTAGATGCACTTGCTGTCATCCCTGACCGGAAGGCCGTTTACCATGGTGAGCGCCTTTTCTTCACAGGTGGAGACGCAGAGCGTACAGCCATTACACAAGTCTTCTATCAATTCCGGCTCAGCCATACCCTGAAATCCCAGGTCCATCTCCCGGCTGCGGGCGCAGTCAATAGGACAACCGGAGAAGGAAATCTTGAATTTATGATGGCCGGTGGCAGAGCCAAAATAGCGCTTGTCCACCTCAATGCACATACCTTGAGTATCCATGAGGCCATTGGGATTATAGGTGCACCCGGCGCAGGCGGTCGGCACCCGGATACGCGGGCCGCAGGAAGCAACCGACCAGTTAATCTCCTTCAGCTCGGCGGCAATAGTATCGAAGTACTGGTAGTGAACATAAGGGACTTCTATGGACTGGCGGAAGGAGTTATGGATTTCTCCCCGTCCGTATTTTTCCGCAATCTCAGCGGCTTTACGTAGCTGCTCTGATGTCACCCTACCCCCGGGACAGCGCAGCCTGACCGTAAAGAGGTTCTCCTGGGTCTGCTTGATGAACCCCCCGCTCTTTAGCGTCTCAAAGTCCATCTTCAGTCGGCGGGATTCCTGTCTTAGTTTCGCATCCATCTCCGTAATTACTCCAGAATCAGTTATTTGCCCGGATAAACTTCCTGGAAAAGCCAGGTGGTCAGGTAGCGCTCACCGGTATCGGGCAGGATGGCCACGATAAGTTTGCCCTTATTTTCCGGTCTTTTGGCTACTTCCAACGCTACCCAGGCAGCCGCCCCGGATGAGATACCGGCCAGTATGCCTTCTTCCTTAGCCAGTCTCCTGGCAATGATGCCGGCATCCTCATTGGTCACTTTGACAATTTCATCAATTAAATCCGCTCGCAAAATGTCAGGGATAAAACCGGCCCCGATGCCCTGGATCTTGTGGGGTCCCGGTTTCCCCCCGGAAAGCACCGGAGAATCGACCGGCTCGACGGCGATTGCCTTAAATCCGGGCTTCCTCTGCTTGATAACTTCAGCCACGCCGGTGATTGTACCGCCGGTACCCACCCCGGATATCAGGATATCTACCTTGCCTTCGGTATCCCGCCAGATCTCCTCAGCGGTGGTCACCCGGTGTATCTCCGGATTAGCCGGGTTCTTGAACTGCTGTGGCATGTAGTAGTTAGTGTTCTCGGCGACAAGCTGCTCCGCCCTTTTTATTGCGCCGGGCATTCCTTCTGTCCCGGGAGTCAGTATCAGTTCAGCGCCGAAAATGGACAGCAGGTGTCTGCGTTCCATTGACATAGTGTCGGGCATGGTCAGAATTAGCTTATAGCCTCTGGCAGCGCAGACAAAAGCGAGGGCGATACCGGTATTACCGCTGGTAGGCTCAACGATGACCGTATTCTTATTGATAAGCCCCTTCGCTTCAGCGTCCACAATCATGGCGACGCCTATTCTATCCTTGACACTCCCGATGGGATTAAAAGATTCAAGCTTGGCGACTACATCAGCCTGAATGCCTTCGGTTATACGGTTTAATCTCACCAGCGGCGTATTCCCGATTAATTCGGTAGAGTCTCTGGCAATCCCCCTGGTGAGTATTGGTATCTCTATCGTCTTGTACCGGATCTTCTCAATTTTCTGTGCTGGCTTGTCCATCTTTCTGCTTATTCTCCTTATCTTTCAAAATTCCAGGAGCTACGCTGGCAGTTAATTTAGATATAATACATGACTTCTGCGCTCAATTCCTTTTTCCTCTGCCTCTCTACCAGGTCCTGCAGGGTAGTCGATTCCAAAACCCCATCCATCGCCTTCTTCAGTTCTCCCCAGATGTCACGGGGCACACACAGTTCTGAGCGACTACACAAATCCGGATTGTTGACGCATTCTACCGGAGCTATCGAACCTTCGAGGAGCTGAATAACCTCGCTCAGTTTTATTTCCTCAGGACGCCTGGCCAGGGAAACTCCACCTTTGGCGCCCCGCGCGCTGCGCAGGATACCGCCGGCGATGAGGGGAGCAATCACCCGTTCCAGGTACTGGAGTGGAATCTGCTGTCTCCGGGCAACATCTTTCAATAGTACCGGTCCCTCTCCCTGGTGAAGAGCTAACTCCAGCAAAGCCCTGGTGCCATACTGTCCTCGGGTGGAAATTTTCATTGGCTGCCTCCATATGTTGACTAATACAATCAACAAAGTACAGAATAGCCTATTTCAAGAGGATTGTCAATAGGTGATTAACGGTATTTAACGAAAACTTTACAAGTGTAACGAAATCTTTACAACAACTACCTTTGTGCCTACTTTCACTACAGGATATGTTCTGCTATAATAGCACTGTTTTTTAACTCCATCCGCTATATTAATCAATTGCTCGGAGAAGTAAAGCATGAAAGGATTTTCCAGATAAGTGGCAGCGCTAAGCCAAATCCTTGCTCTGGTAATCTTCATCTCCATGTTTATCGCCATTGTCATCGGCAAGGTACACCGTTATATCCCGGCTTTGATTGGCGCCGCTTTGACCTTAACTGTAGTATTTCTTCTCGTCTTACGAGACACACACGCAATAACCAGTGTTTTGAACCTGGGGCAGCTCACGCAGTTCAAGTTCTGGGTACCCGGTGAAGAACACATTGAATCTCAGGGCATCAACTGGCAGACCATCATCTTTATAGGCGGTATGATGGTAATGGTGGAGAGCATGGGAGAGACGGGATTCTTCCACTGGATATGCCTGCATATTGCCAAACTGGTCAATTACAGGATAGTACCCATATTGATTACCTTCATGCTGCTGGCCGGTTTCCTGTCAATGTTCATTGACAGCATCACGGTGCTGTTATTCATGGCGGCGGTAGTCATCGAGCTGGCCCGTCTGCTTAAGTTTGACCCCGTTCCGGTAATAATCGCCATGATTTTTGCCGCAAATACCGGCGGCAGCGCTACCATGAGCGGTGACCCGCCCAATATCATCATCGGCACTGCCCTGGGTTATACCTTCATTGATTTTGCCCGGAATACGGGTGTTATTGCCTGGGCTTCAATGGTATTAACAGTAGGATACTTTTACCTGATGTTCCGTAAGTCCCTGGCTGTTTCTCAGGCTGAAGCGGACGCCGCCGCCACACGGTACCCTGAACCTGGAGAGGTCATCTCTAACCCCTTCCTCTTCAGGATAAACACCGCAATATTCATCCTGGTAGTAACTTTAATAATTACTCATGCCGAGACCGGGATGTCAGTAGCGCTGATAGGTGTGATTGCAGCCTCTTTAACCCTGCTGGCTGCCTTTAAGAGAGCTCCGCATATTGTGCAGAGGGTTGACTGGCGTACCCTGGTCTTCTTTATCGGGCTGTTTATCGCTGTCGGCGGACTGGAGGAAACAGGTACGCTGAAGATGCTGGCGGAATATATTGGAGACGTATCACAGGGCAATATCGCCGTGGTGATACCTATCATCCTGTGGATTTCCGCGTCCGCTTCGGCTGTCGTCGATAACATTCCTTTTGCCGCGACCATGGTACCGGTAATAAAAGACCTCTCTTTGACGGCGGGCTTCCCCCTGCCGACGTTAGCCTGGACACTGGCTTTAGGTACGGATATCGGAGGTAATGCTACTCCCATTGGAGCCTCAGCCAACGTCGTCGGTACCGCCATTGCCGAGAAGGAGGGCCACCCCATTAGCTGGGGCGTTTTCTGTAAATATGCCGTCCCGGCGACTATTATGGTGCTTGCCTTATGCTGGTTGTTACTAATCGTCAGATACGCTTAATCAGGGGGTGAGAAAATGTTCGAGAGAATTCTGGTTGCGTTAGATGGGTCAGAACTGAGTGAGGTATCCCTGCATTACGCAACGGAACTGGCCGCAACTTTAGAATCGATGGTGGATCTGGTCTACGTATGTGAACCTGCGGAGACCGAGTACCGTCACATGCACCAACTCTATATTGAAAAGGTCGCCCAGCACATGAAGAGCCGTATCAAGGCTTATCAGCCAGGAACAGAGCTTCCGGCTTCACGGGTAAAACCGGTAATACTGGATGGGGAGCCGGCCGCTGAAATCCTCAACTATGCGGAAAAAAACGATATCGGTATAATTGTCATGGCATCCTACGGCCGTTCCGGCATATTACCCTGGCCATGGGGCAGTACCGCCGATAAGATTCTACACGCCGCTCACAGACCGCTGCTGCTCATTAAACCTGAGACGCCCGTGACTGAAAAAGAGCAGGGTAAACTACTAAGTAAAATACTCCTGCCGCTGGATGGGTCTAAAACTGGTGAAGCCGCACTACCCCATGTCAAGGAAATAGCCCGGAGAATTAAGACAGAAATAGTCCTTCTACAGGTAGTGCCTCTGGGACAGTATACTCACACTGTAGGGGGAACGAACTACGTTCTTTTCCCGGAGCAGGAGGTACAGAACTTGCAAGCAAGAGCCAAGGAATACCTTGAAGAAACGGCCGAAGAACTGAAAGGTACAAAGGCGACAGTGATGGTAGAAGTGAAGACCGGGCAGGCTGACCAGGAAATAATCAAGTTCGCTGAACATGAGGATGTCCGTCTGGTAGCGATATCAAGCCATGGCCGTTCCGGTCTCAAGCAGTGGATGACGGGCAGCGTAACTCATAAAGTTTTGCAGGCTAGCCATACGCCGGTGCTGGTGGTAAGAGTGCTAGAAGCAAAAGCGTAGCAATTTGCCCGGCACACCAGCTATGGGGTATTATGGAAGGGAGCCCCTGTAGCTCAGGTGGATAGAGCACCAGCCTCCGGAGCTGGGTGCGAGCGTTCGAGTCGCTCCAGGGGCGCTTTTCTAAAAGAGTAAATATAAGAGTGTCATATCTTTAGATTAAATCAGGAGGCTAATTTGATAGACACCGGCGGGCTTGTTGAAATCAGGTGGCACGGTCGGGGCGGGCAGGGTGCCGTTACTTCGGCCGAGTTGATAGCGCAGGCCGCGATTAATGAGGGCAAGTATGCTCAGGCGTTTCCCAGCTTTGGCCCGGAAAGAAGGGGCGCTCCGGTTCTGGCTTTTGACAGAATAAATCAGCGGGAGCCTATACGTATCAGGGCGGAGATAACCCAACCTGATGTGGTGATAGTCCTTGACCCCGGACTGTTAACCGTTATGAATGTCGCCGCGGGGCTGAAAGAGCAAGGTATAGTTATCATCAACACCAGGAAAACGATTGAGGAAATCAGGTCCGACTCCAAGATTAAAGCCAGTCTGGCTCTGGTTGATGCCACCAGCATCGCCCGTGAAGTGCTGGGGGTGCCTATCGTCAATACCACCATGGTAGGCGCTTTAATCAGGGCAACGGGTATTATCAAATTAGAATCGATGAACGAACCGATAGAAAAACGCTTCGGCAGACTTGCCGAGCGGAACATCAAGGCGATGGAAAAAGCCTACCAGGAAACCTTAATCGTGGAGTGATGATAAATGGCAAAAACTGAAGGTGAGTTGACCTGGAAAGACCTGGAGATTGGCGCTATCTGCACCGAGCCGGGGAGCGCCAGCCAGTACAGGACCGGTGATTGGCGTTCGCAGAGGCCGACCTATGACTTTAGCAAATGCATCAAGTGCGGCATTTGCTATATGTTCTGCCCGGAAGGCTGTATCGGGCAGAATGAAGAAGGGTATTTCCGGGCTAACCTGTACTACTGCAAGGGCTGTGGTATTTGCGCCCGGGAGTGTCCGACCAGGGTGATAACCATGGTAGAGGAGGAATAATGGCCAAGAGGGTAGGGATTGAAGTCTCCATAGCTATCAGTGACGCCGTCAAAATGGCTAACGCTGATGTTATTTCCGCTTACCCCATCACTCCCCAAACACATATTGTCGAGCACCTGGCAGAGCTGGTAGCCAATGGTGAGCTGGATGCCGAGTTTATTCCCGTGGAATCGGAGCACTCGGCGATGAGTGCCTGCCTGGGGTCTGCCGCCGTCGGCGCGCGGACTTTTACCGCTACCGCCGGTCAGGGACTGGAACTGATGCATGAAGTACTGTATGTCGCCTCTGCTATGCGTCTACCGATAGTTATGGCGGTAGCCAACCGGGCTTTATCAGCGCCGCTGAGCGTCTGGGGCGACCATTCTGACGCAATGGCGATTAGAGATACCGGCTGGATACAGATATTTGTTGAGAACGGACAGGAAGCTTTGGATAATATCTTCTGCGCTTTCCGTATCGCTGAGGACAAACGCGTTTTACTGCCGGTAGCAGTCCATCTCGATGGATTTCACCTATCGCACATGATTGAACCGATAATATTCCCTGAACAGAGCGAAGTTGACCGCTTCCTGCCACCCAACCAGTACCCCTTACCACTGAATCCTGACAAACCGGTGGCGATGGGTGATTTCGCCCCGCCAATCATCTATACCGAGGCGAAGTGGGCGCAGGAACAGAACCTCAGAGCCTCCAAAGAGATAATCCTGGAGTGCTGGCATGCCTTCGGGGAAAGCTTCCAGCGTCATTATTCTCCCGTGGAAACCTATCGCAGTGAAAACGCCGGGGTGCTCCTGCTGACCATGGGCAGTTTCAGTGAGACGGCAATGGTAGCCGTGGACAAAGTACGGGAAGCCGGTAAAGAGGTCGGACTGATAAAGCTCCGGCTGTGGCGGCCCTTTCCCTTTGAGGAACTCCGCCATGCGGTGAAAGGCGCTGACATCCTCATTGTACTGGATCGAGCCCTTTCTACTGGCGGGCCGGGCGGGCCGGTAGCCTCCGAAATTAAAGCGGCTCTGTATAACGAGCCTAAAAAACCCAAAGTAGTCAGCTTCGTTGGCGGCCTGGGGGGAAGGGATATCAGCGTTTCCGGATTTGAAGACATCATCAACCAGGGCATCAAGCTGGCCCGGAGGAAAAGCGGACGGGAATTCGAGATATTTGGAGTCAGGGAATGATTGATAAGTATTCGGTTTATGTGCCTCGACTGGCCACCAAGAAGGAGAAGTTCGCCCCCGGGCACCGCGCCTGCATCGGCTGTGGAGAAGCTCTGGCGGTAAGGTTAGCCTGTAAAGCCCTGGGTAGTAACATGATAGTGGTGAACGCCACCGGATGCATGGAGATCGTTGCTTCCCAGCTTCCCTACACTACTTGGCGTACTCCCTGGATACATACTCTTTTTGAGAATACGGCCGCCGTAGCCTCCGGTATAGAATCAGGACTCAAAGCCATGAGACGAAAGGGGAGAGCCCCGGATCAGGACATCAATGTTGTCGCCATCGCTGGTGACGGCGGTACCAGTGACATCGGGCTTCAGGCATTATCCGGGGCACTGGAAAGGGGTCACGACTTCGTTTACCTCTGTTTTGATAATGAAGCTTACATGAATACCGGTATCCAGCGGTCTTCCGCAACTCCTTATGGCGCTTCGACGACCACCTCCCCGGCCGGAACGGAGAGTATCGGGCAGTTCACCTGGAAGAAGAATATGCCGGCTATTGTCGCCGCTCACGACATACCCTATGTCGCCACCGCTTCTCCCAGCTACCCCTTCGATTTGATGGACAAGGTAGCCAAGGCAGCCGCCGTACAAGGGCCAGCCTACGTGCATATTTATTCGGTCTGTCCCACCGGCTGGCGCTGCGCGACTGACCTGGCAATCAAGCTGGGACGCCTGGTGGTGGAAACCGGTATCTTCCCGCTCTATGAAGTGGAGAACGGGAAATATAAAATGAGTATGGAACCGCCCCAGCTAAAATCGATAAAGGAGTACCTGAAATTGCAGGGGAGGTTCCGCCATCTCAGTGACGATACCATTGACATGATTCAGGAAAGGGTGAGAAGGGAATATTATAGTCTTCTGGAGAAAGCGGAACATGACAGCAAAAACCAAAGGGCTTGAGGCAACGGTTAATAAAGTACTGAAGAAGTACCGGAAGGACAAGGGGATGCTGGTCTCCATCTTGCAGGATATCCAGGCGGAATATAATTACTTGCCCAGGGAAGCCTTGAAGCAGGTCTGCGAAGGTCTGGTTGTTCCCCTCAGCCAGGTATATAGTGTGGCTACTTTCTTTAAGGCTTTCAGCTTGCAGCCCAGAGGGCGTCACTTGATTAATGTGTGTATGGGTACTGCCTGTCATGTCCGGGGGGGAATCCGGATCCTGGAAAAGCTTGAGCGCGAACTGGAAATCAGCTCCGGCGCCACCACCCCGGACCTCAAGTTTACCCTGGAAACGGTCAACTGTGTCGGCGCCTGCGCTTTAGGCCCAATCGTGAAAGTTGACGATGACTACCACGGAGAAATGACTACGGATAAAGTTGTCTCCGTGCTGAAGAACTATAGCTAGATATTGGAGGCTATTGCCCGTGGCAAAGATAAAGACCCTGGAAGAGTTAGAAATCCTGAGGAAATCGATAATCGGCAGGCGAGACCCTCAGAAAGCCAGCATCACGGTCTGCGGCGGCACCGGCTGCCATGCTCACGGGTGTGAAAAGGTAGCCGCCGCCTTCAAGCAGGCCATAGAGCAGCAGGATATGGTCAATAAGGTTGACCTGAGGATTACCGGCTGCCACGGTTTCTGCGAGCGGGGTACGCTGGTCGTCGTCAAACCTCAGGACATCTTCTATCAGAGAGTAAAGGAAAGGGATGTCCCGGTAATCCTCTCCGAGACCGTCGGCAAGGGTAATGTCATTGAGAGGCTGCTCCATACAGATCTGGAGACGAAGCAGAAAATAGCCCATGAACTCGAAGTCCCCTTCTACAAGAGACAGAACCGGCTCATCCTCGGTAGTAACGGCCTGATTGACCCCAGAGTGATTGAGGACTGTCTGGCTGTAGGCGGCTATACCGCCATGGCCAAGGTATTATCGACAATGACGCCGGAACAGGTCATTGAAGAGATAAAGAGGTCCGGCTTACGGGGCCGCGGTGGAGGTGGCTTCCCCACCGGTATCAAGTGGGAGACCACGCGCCGGGCACAAGGCAAGACCAAGTATGTCATCTGCAACGCCGACGAGGGCGACCCCGGGGCCTATATGGACAGGAGCCTGATGGAAGGTAATCCGCACAGCGTTCTCGAGGGTATGATAATCGGCGCTTACGCCATCGGCAGCAGCCAGGGTTATATCTATATCCGTAATGAGTATCCTCTGGCTGTAGAGAATGCCCGGATCGCCATTGAGCAGGCTCAAAGCTACGGACTGCTTGGGAAGAACATCCTCGGTTCCGGGTTTAGTTTCACGGTCAAGATAAACCGGGGAGGCGGCGCCTTTATCTGCGGCGAGTCCACGGCGTTGATAGCATCACTGGAAGGGTTTGTCGGTGAGCCCAGAGCTAAATACGTGCATACCGCGGAAAGGGGGCTGTGGGACATGCCGACCAATCTGAACAACGTCGAGACGTGGGCAAATGTGCCATTGATAATCAATCGCGGCGCCGGCTGGTATTCCAGGATAGGCACCGAGAACAGCAAAGGTACCAAGATTTTCTCGCTGGTGGGTAAAATCAATAATACCGGCCTGGTAGAAGTGCCGATGGGTATCACCCTGAGGGAGATTATCTTTGATATCGGCGGGGGTATTCCCGGAGGCAAGAAGTTCAAAGCTGTCCAGACCGGCGGGCCCTCCGGCGGCGTTATTCCGGAGAGCCTGATTGATCTGCCGGTGGACTTTGATGAACTGGCTAAGGCCGGTTCGATGATGGGTTCCGGGGGCATGATTGTCATGGACGAGAACACCTGTATGGTGGATATCGCCAAGTATTACGTGTCTTTTCTGGAGGGCGAGTCCTGCGGCAAATGCGTGCCCTGCCGGGAAGGTTTGAAGAGAATGCGGGAAATCCTGACTGACATCACCGATGGCAGGGGCGAGGAAGATGATATTGAACTGCTGGAAAGCCTGTCGGCGGCGTTAGTTGACGGCTCTCTATGCGCCCTTGGGCAGACAGCGCCCAACCCCGTGCTGACCACCCTGCGCTACTTCCGGGACGAATATGAGGCGCACATTCAAGACCGGGCCTGCCCCGCTGGCGTCTGCAAGGAGCTGATTACCTACTGCATCAATGAAGATAATTGCCCGGGCTGCGGGCTTTGTGTCAAAGCCTGCCCGACACAGGCGATTACCCTGCAGGGGAAACGGAAACCGGCCATTCTAGACCAGGAAAAGTGCATCAAGTGCGGGGCCTGTTTCGATGTCTGCAAGCTCTGCGCTGTAGATATCCGGTAGTCGAAATAAAGTAAGGTGGGTGGAGATGATAACGTTTACCATTAACGGCCGCGAGATAAAGGCGGAAGAAGGGATGATGGTGCTGGACGCTGCCCGGGACAATAATATCTACATACCGGCGCTGTGCGTCAATGAAGCGGTTGAGCCTTACGGCGCCTGCCGGCTCTGCATGGTAGAGATTACTACCGCCCGCGGCCGGCAAAGGCTGGTCGCCTCCTGTTTATATCCGGTGGAAGAAGGGTTGACGGTAAGGACGGACTCGGAGCGGATTGCCCACGTGCGAAAGACTGTAATTGAACTGCTGCTTGCCAGGTGCCCCGATTCAGAGGTGATTCAGGACATGGCCAGGCAGCTCGGTGTTGAAGAATTGCCCTTCAGAACGGAGGAGGGCAACAGGAAGTGTATCCTCTGTGCCTTGTGCGCCCGCACCTGCCAGGAGGTCGTCGGCGTGTCGGCAATCAGCCTGGCCAGCCGGGGTGTGACACGCCAACTGTCTACCCCGTTCTACGAACCTTCCGAAGCCTGTATCGGCTGCGGCTCCTGTGCTTATGTCTGCCCCACCGGCGCTATTGAAATGGAAGATACCGGGGATACGCGGGCGGTGCGCTGGCCCCACAGCCAGATGGAGTTCAAGATGAGGAAGTGCAAGGTCTGCGGCAGCTACTGGATACCGGAGCGGCAGATTGAGCATATCACCCGGCTAGCCGGGATTTCCCCGGAAGACTTCGATGTCTGCTATAGCTGCCGGTAACAGGGCAGCTTTCTTTTCTGCGTAGAACACGGATTTCCGGCGTTATTACCTTGACAATACCATTCCGGCGGAAGCCGGAATCCAGTGAGAATCATGGTGCCTCCTGGATTGCGTGTCAAGCACGGAATGACGAAACACCTATTTCCATAACAATGCCCGCGGACGGCAGGCATGTTGCCACCCGGCTGAACCTCTGCTATACTTCCAGATGCGGGGTGTAGCGCAGTTGGCTAGCGCGCAGCGTTTGGGACGCTGAGGCCGGAGGTTCGAGTCCTCTCACCCCGACCAGTTAACCGCCTGCGGGATGTATAACAACATAATCTTGACATCTCACTTCAGGCAATCTATATTTCAGGTAGTGGGTCAATTTGACTTGCTGTTTATCA
Encoded here:
- a CDS encoding cysteine synthase family protein, with protein sequence MTNIEPGHKLRVYSDITQLIASTENPTPLVRLNRVNPNQDFPIYLKLERYNPFGSVKDRIALEMLRGMEVGDRTIVEPSSGNTGIALACIANARGIPIEIAVPERIPEEKKIILKFLGATLFEADDALCPLFPTEGARGLVNALILSPATKDGYVSPNQYENELNVQAHYRNTGPEIWRQTQGKVNYFFAGFGTCGTISGIGRFLKEQNPDIKIIGVEPASSNHKLPGMKRITGLDEEFIP
- a CDS encoding phosphoadenylyl-sulfate reductase, with protein sequence MTTEVMTEVRKVERAKELIEEAVRNYPRIAVACSFGKDSMVAVNLAREVAPDIKVFSVMTQFKPLETFEYLKRMNETMNLDVTVYMVADSVPEILRDDSLEVVLLPADEFKEKAALTLNGTGEAIYKVEPDECCRLLKVEPTRIAVGDLDAWITGLRNTEGRTRVDYQEIEEKGGLIKINPILSFTEAEIWRYMATRGIEPHTWYARGYRSLGCAPCSNVGGELERDGRWQNTSKCGGECGIHTQRLK
- a CDS encoding 4Fe-4S binding protein; the protein is MDAKLRQESRRLKMDFETLKSGGFIKQTQENLFTVRLRCPGGRVTSEQLRKAAEIAEKYGRGEIHNSFRQSIEVPYVHYQYFDTIAAELKEINWSVASCGPRIRVPTACAGCTYNPNGLMDTQGMCIEVDKRYFGSATGHHKFKISFSGCPIDCARSREMDLGFQGMAEPELIEDLCNGCTLCVSTCEEKALTMVNGLPVRDDSKCIYCGDCIKVCPLDAMIAGRKGWLIRVGGKHGRHPIFAYEIAQLATDEQCFALIEKTAEWYQANSLGRERIGATLLRLGLPGYLDEVVRPLGLDVIDTPEERKKYWAAGNMYT
- the cysK gene encoding cysteine synthase A codes for the protein MDKPAQKIEKIRYKTIEIPILTRGIARDSTELIGNTPLVRLNRITEGIQADVVAKLESFNPIGSVKDRIGVAMIVDAEAKGLINKNTVIVEPTSGNTGIALAFVCAARGYKLILTMPDTMSMERRHLLSIFGAELILTPGTEGMPGAIKRAEQLVAENTNYYMPQQFKNPANPEIHRVTTAEEIWRDTEGKVDILISGVGTGGTITGVAEVIKQRKPGFKAIAVEPVDSPVLSGGKPGPHKIQGIGAGFIPDILRADLIDEIVKVTNEDAGIIARRLAKEEGILAGISSGAAAWVALEVAKRPENKGKLIVAILPDTGERYLTTWLFQEVYPGK
- a CDS encoding Rrf2 family transcriptional regulator, coding for MKISTRGQYGTRALLELALHQGEGPVLLKDVARRQQIPLQYLERVIAPLIAGGILRSARGAKGGVSLARRPEEIKLSEVIQLLEGSIAPVECVNNPDLCSRSELCVPRDIWGELKKAMDGVLESTTLQDLVERQRKKELSAEVMYYI
- a CDS encoding SLC13 family permease translates to MAALSQILALVIFISMFIAIVIGKVHRYIPALIGAALTLTVVFLLVLRDTHAITSVLNLGQLTQFKFWVPGEEHIESQGINWQTIIFIGGMMVMVESMGETGFFHWICLHIAKLVNYRIVPILITFMLLAGFLSMFIDSITVLLFMAAVVIELARLLKFDPVPVIIAMIFAANTGGSATMSGDPPNIIIGTALGYTFIDFARNTGVIAWASMVLTVGYFYLMFRKSLAVSQAEADAAATRYPEPGEVISNPFLFRINTAIFILVVTLIITHAETGMSVALIGVIAASLTLLAAFKRAPHIVQRVDWRTLVFFIGLFIAVGGLEETGTLKMLAEYIGDVSQGNIAVVIPIILWISASASAVVDNIPFAATMVPVIKDLSLTAGFPLPTLAWTLALGTDIGGNATPIGASANVVGTAIAEKEGHPISWGVFCKYAVPATIMVLALCWLLLIVRYA
- a CDS encoding universal stress protein — translated: MFERILVALDGSELSEVSLHYATELAATLESMVDLVYVCEPAETEYRHMHQLYIEKVAQHMKSRIKAYQPGTELPASRVKPVILDGEPAAEILNYAEKNDIGIIVMASYGRSGILPWPWGSTADKILHAAHRPLLLIKPETPVTEKEQGKLLSKILLPLDGSKTGEAALPHVKEIARRIKTEIVLLQVVPLGQYTHTVGGTNYVLFPEQEVQNLQARAKEYLEETAEELKGTKATVMVEVKTGQADQEIIKFAEHEDVRLVAISSHGRSGLKQWMTGSVTHKVLQASHTPVLVVRVLEAKA
- a CDS encoding pyruvate ferredoxin oxidoreductase subunit gamma codes for the protein MIDTGGLVEIRWHGRGGQGAVTSAELIAQAAINEGKYAQAFPSFGPERRGAPVLAFDRINQREPIRIRAEITQPDVVIVLDPGLLTVMNVAAGLKEQGIVIINTRKTIEEIRSDSKIKASLALVDATSIAREVLGVPIVNTTMVGALIRATGIIKLESMNEPIEKRFGRLAERNIKAMEKAYQETLIVE